The DNA segment TTGACGATAAAAACACAGAAGAAGTTTTGTTTGTCTGTTTTGTTCCCCACATAGTATACCtaccccatcttaccccgtacatggggcaagatggtttatttcccattttttacatttcttaaaataagtcaattgtaatgattacttttttggcAAAAGCTGTGCCAAAGTGTTCGTCATTAAGTTCTTAatgagccataaataattgataacgttgtggttataaatacctgttgttttttttattttcccttagcgaccccgtcttaccccgggttcccctatAGGCTGGAGTGTGGGGTGAGGCAGGGGGGGTTGAGTTCACCAAAACTCTTTAGCCTATACATGAACCGACTGATTGAGAGGCTCAGCAGTGCCACAGTCGGCTGTTCTATTGACGGTCAGATGATCAACAATATTAGCTACGCCGATGATATGGTGCTGTTGACGCCTTCAGCCCGTGGACTTGAAATACTCCTAAGTATATGTGAAAACTACGCCACTGCCCATGGACTCAGGTACAACAGCAAAAAGAGTGAGATCCTAATATTTAAGGCGGGTAGAAAGACTTCTACTATTCCGCGACCCTTAACACTAGATGGATCTCCTCTGGCTCAAGTCcaaaaatttaagtacctgGGTCACTGGGTAAATGAGGACCTCACAGACGACACCGACATGGAGCGGGAGCGCAGGGCATTGTCAGTGAGGTGTAATATGTTGGCCCGCAGGTTCTCGCGTTGCACGAAGGAGGTTAAAATAACCTTGTTTAAAGCCTACTGTACCTCGCTGTATACGTGTAGCCTGTGGATTAACTACACACAGAAATCCTATAATGCCCTGCGCATCCAGTATAACAATGCCTTCAGGATTCTGTTGCGGCTACCGCGATTCTGTAGCGCATCTGGGATGTTTGCTGAAGCGCGGACAGACGGGTTCCAGGCGATCATGCGAAAAAGGGCAGCATCACTGCTGCGCAGGACTCGCGGTGGTGGCAACAGCCTCCTGAAGATTGTATCTGATAGGTTTGATGGTCCCTTTTTGCGACATTGGTCGGGTCTGCACGTTCCATCCATGCCATCGCAACGGTCCTATTAACCCtaaaatgattttttgtatattttgaatttcctttttatttttattatgtatgcaCTTAAATTTTGttgacatttaaatttaaaattcttttgttattgtttttattaattcaccTAATTGCTTGCTGATTATGATTGTAATATTAACTATTTGACatctgaaattatttatttatttatcttttataatatcatgcatgtttatgaatataatttactaaCATAGACTAAGGatacattgttactaacacattATATGGATTGttatatctgaaataaataaattattattatattattattatttaactaacaGTCCCTAATTCACTATGTATTATTCTCAGTCGAATCTTTTATCTCATTTTCAGGTAGTTTTATCAGCGTGCTCATCCTACTTCCGCTCCCTGTTTGTGGACCACCCGTCGCGTCATCCCATCGTCATCCTCAAAGACGTGGGGCTAGAGGAGTTGAGGACTCTCGTTGACTTCATGTACAAGGGTGAGGTCAACGTTCAGTACTGCCAACTTCCTGCTCTTCTTAAAACTGCTGAAAGCCTACAGGTCAGTACAAATTTCAAATTCATTTTcgattaaatttaaacaccgtaaacatttttattaatttatacgcGTTTTGCAATTATAGGTTAAAGGACTTGCTGAAATGACGACGTTAAGCGCAGCTGGTATAGACACGCGACACGTTCCAGAACCAATGGAAGAGTGCCAATCCCAGGACATAAGAGAATGTCCAGAGACACAAGAAAGAGTAGCAATTAGGGATATTCGAGAAAAAGATAATAGAGAGGAACGGCATGAAACACAAGATGTACGAGAAACTCGTGAAAAAGAAACTAAGGAAATCTCTGAAACAAGAGAAAGTCGGCCTTTAAGAGAAACCCGTGACTTGAGGGAGACACGGGAGCACAGAAATAGGGAACAAAGAGAACCAAGAGATCTAAGGGAAAATCGGGATACTCACGATATCAGAGAACCTCGAGACTTTAGAGAGTCTCGCGAACTAAGAGATCATAGAGAATTGAGAGACACTCGGGAGCCGCGAGACTTGAGAGAGCCACGTGAGATGAGGGAAATGCGAGAACATCGAGATTTCAGAGACACGCGGGAATACCTTGAAGCACGAGATGCACCTGAAGCTTCTCCACCACGGATATCACCTTTACTATCAGTGCGCCGATTCAGAACTGACACTTCAGTTGAGACTCCAGCATCGACACATCCTCCTATTCCAAAAGATGAACCACCCGATGACCCAATGCGCCCTTCTTCCCCAGAAGACGATGTCGTATCAATACGTTCTAATGGGGCTCAAAGTGATAACATAGGTGAGTCATATTCACAAgccttataaattaatattaaaaagtaaaagcCCATAGGAGGTTAAAAGAGCTGCTCAGTATTTTCCATCTACGTCCTTGGTTAAccacaattttatttagaaacacaaatttgTTGTGCTGTTCGGTTATCAAACCCGGATCCCTACCATggctagaccacagaggcaaaTCTAATTAAAAAATGCAGGGTGTTTTgcacattttttgttttaattgtttCTATAAGtaattcaaaaaaaaaaacttcgatTATCTAAACTACTCGAcggtagtacctacctacatgcaatTAATACAGTAATTGTAGTTTACTGGGTGCACTGAGGTCAtcctaataaaattatgcCTAGTGGCCCGATGACTTCTTCAGTTCTTcacttacctaagtaatacctacataggagAAGTAAATTTTTTAAGGAGCAAATATCACTATCAATAATCAGTGGATTCCACCACTCCGAACTAATGGGGTAATTTTTTCGAGCTGGTCACACCTACACTCATTTGCATTTTGTTTCTGCAACTTGCTAAATAATGTACTTTCATAAGATATTCAGCTGTCACATTGagacttaataaaatttattctaatataaaaatcctaaaaccatataaaaaaatatatggtttTAGGATTTTTTTCAGGTTgtcattttatataaaaatttcAAGCGTAGAATCTTAAAATAACAGCAATAACAAAACATCTGAATCAAACGGAAATGTCAGTGTCACACTGACAGACACTacacagacagtcagtcagcaTCAgcagtgttttgtttatttttgtttgttttgtttagaattattatttttcttgatTACCTTGCTCGTGATTTCGTGAAGTGTTTCTCATGATCATGAATGTGATCGTAAAATTTCGCTCgatattattttgtagattatctttcctTTTTACTACAGTGAAACAAGTGGAAAACATTAAAATGAACGTCCAGTTATTTATCTCAAATAACCCAAAAGTTTGCTTTAGAGATTCCTTCTACTATAAACGCATCATCTACATAGATAAGGTATCACATTCCACTCTATGAATTACTTATCTACATAAACTGTGTgatactataattataatagataACACTAATCATAGGCCTTATAAACAAACGAGCAAAGCCACTTTGTGCCATTTGAAAAATAACAGTAAACAATTGAGCATCAAACTGACTGTCGTTTTTATCATTTCCAGGGTTAAATATGACAATAAACAGTCATGGTGGGGCAGTGCTTGGTGCCCGGTTCTCTCCAGAACAGCGTCTGAGTGTACTCAATGCGATAGCCCATCCTGGCCTCCCGCATCCCTCACACACCACGCAACTCTCCAGCCCAAGGAATGAACCAATAGCGGGCCCCTCTGGCCTGCCACCTGTACAACAGGTTCCCTTGGTGAGTAAATAACCCTTCTCCGTGGTTtgaattcataaaaaattgacattttattaaatttttccaCTGAATGTGAAAGTCAAGTTTTAGTTCATTGGGTCTTCATAAGGCACACTCATATCCATAGTATGTAAGGaagtagatagatacatataaaaaaaaaagtagatTTACATTGGCTCAAAGGCATAGGATAACATCTGAAAGAAGAATGAAGTTTTTATCTAACAAAGTCCAGTTCAATGATCACCAGTCAATAAATTGTCTAGtgttcactgctggacattgGCACCTCTTTATCAAATCAAAAATGTATGTGTCAGTGgcaaacacaaacacaaagtGGATAACtatatacccttttttaacatcctgtataaagtACACATTGATATTAGTTACTGTCACTCAGTGAAGCTCCATTCAGGCACCCACAAAAGGTAAAGTCAGAGAAAAGTagataaagtttattaaaGTCAAAGAAATATTAGCATACCTAAAAGTAAGGCTAGCTAAGGCAAATCTGAAACTTAAATGAAAAGGAATGacagaatattttattttttctattataaAACCTTACATCTTGAGTTTGTAAGAAAGTTGAAATCTACACATAAAGAGTGTttctttaatattatttatttgcttgaTTACAGTCATTGAAGAAAGAAGTGGATTGGGACAAGAACAATGATGACAAAGGCGGCGAGAGTGCCTCAGAGTACCGGATGCAACACGAATCTGTACGTATTTGATGTTGTGTGTCGTACGGTTAGATTATGTCATTGTGTAACAAGCTGTCTGTATGTAGATattggttttatttatattctgtAACTTGTATTGGTTTAGTTTACAGTTGAGCTTTGTGATTTGACTCAGTCTTAATAAATGTTAAATGAGAAAGTATGATTTTGCATAAAGTGTGATATTACTTAAAAGAGGAATTctctttaaattatttactacacAAAGGCATCTTATTACACAACtgcaacataaatatttactattaaattttacaaatctGTGTTAGTTAATACTAATAacgaaaatatacaatatgaTTATATCTGTGGAATGAATACAAATACCTATGAGTATCAAAGACATAAGAGGAactaagtattataaaattgaatgCTCGAAAGATTATGAGTCTTTATTTTGCGTGCGTTCAATTTAATTGATTAAGTTCGAAACTTAGGCGgacttataaattatgaatgtaTCGCTGAGTCCAGATAGCCTATGAATCTCACCTGAGATCTGTAATTTTTCTTGGTGATGTAGCTATTAAAGAATGTTTACATAAGTCAGAGTTGTTGCATGCAtgtattgtgtaatttatgtgtgtatggatattttgtatggttgtttgaaattattatcattaatgCTATTCACAATGTTGTcatgattaaataataaaatggtaGACAAGTAACATATTGTAGAGCAAACAGTAAGTTATGAGtcaattcatttattatttactcatGATGGCATAACCAGAATAAATATATGGTATAATTAAATGGATAAACCTCCTTTCAATGATGAGTGTTAAATGTGCAGTAATAGTTGTTAGCGCTTGGTACAGTAGAAGTCACTGTTGTTGCATGCTTGATGTGCTCTGCTGTCCTCCACCGAGTATTATGCCTTGCTGTCAAGAAGTTGACCTTCATTTTTTTGGCCATTGTGTTTATCCATtcgtttttgtttattttatttattgggcAACGTTTAAACTTTGGCCACGTATATTGCATACGCTAGAGTAGGAATCGTTGATTCCGCCGCGCTCGCGATACCAGCCATTGCAACCCGTCCCCCGGTCTCCTGCACTAGGGCAAAAATGAGCGTCAACTTCTTAAAATTAGATAGTGGAACCTAAAACTTAACTGAGACTGCATCTCCATTTAGAAAGTAGAAGTAGAGACATTGCACAGTTTGCTCCGTGAGAGTTGAGACAAGCGAAAAGAAGTTGATGTTCTTTTTTGTCGTTGCAGGAGTACGAAGGGGgtgggcgggggcggggggagGAGGCGGGGTTCCCGTGCATCCACTGCGGCGCGGCGTTCGCGCACCAGAGCAAGCTGACGCGGCACATCCTGACCACGCACACGCTGGACACGCTCAAGTACCGCGACGCCATCCTGGGCCGGCCGCTGCTGCCGCTGATGGGGCAGTTCCCGGAGCCCACGTACCTGTCCATGCCGCCCGAGGAGCCCGTCGACCTGGACATCGGGCCCGTCGACGGCAACGTCGTCCTCTGCAAGTTCTGCGGCAAAAGCTTCCCGGACGTTTCCTCGCTGATCGCCCACCTGCCGGTGCACACGGGCGACAGAcctttcaaatgtgaattctGTGGAAAAGCGTTCAAGTTGCGGCATCATATGAAGGATCACTGTAGAGTGCATACAGGTAAGCTGGATTTTATTAAACAAGTGTAATGTTCGCGGTTGTGGATTTGGAGTTTAAGCGCATTTGTTCTTTTAGGTGAGAGGCCGTTTCGGTGTGTGCTGTGTGGCAAGACGTTCTCCCGATCGACCATACTGAAGGCTCACGAGAAGACTCACTATCCGAAGTATGCTCGGAAGTTTCTCTCGCCGAGTCCCGTGGATACTGAGGAGGAGAGTCCACATCAATGAGCCATGCCTCGGAGCAACCCCCAGCAGTCGTGGCTGGATTAGTCAATGGTGATCAGTGATAGCTAAATGAACAAACGGAGAACAATTGTAATTAGTTAAGAATGTGATTTACGCCGCAACTGTGATCTGAACGAtatgaataatatttgatatttCACTTAATAGATAAAATGTCTCACTAAAGTTGTTACTTCTCTTAGTTAAGTGAGCGATTCTCTTTTCGTTTTCTTGTTTTCGGTTTTATGCGttacttttttgttttaactttTCTGAGGTTAGGTGCTTTCGACACGCTTTAGGTAATTACGTAGTTACATTATTCTTAAACGAGACGGTTCGCGATGGCATAGCCAAAGTTAGATAGGGAAGTGAAACTTCtttctgtttttttctttaagaCATCTTTCAAAATGTTACTGTCTATTTGCTTTTTATTAGAAATTGCGcgcatttgttttaattaaaatacgaAGGAGATTGCACAACAGACGTTAGATTTGAGCCTTGTACAAAACTTTAACCGTGTAAATTTGTAAAACATttacttgtttttattacattttgtgCACTctcctttttattttttagagcTTTCACTTCGTTTTAGTCGCCATTTCAAAGCTTttcaaataatgaaataattaaaaagtttgtaaaattattgCATTAATTTTAGATTGAGCATAACGTTTAGAGACttgcatatttattattatattatagattGTGTCTCagatttgatttaaaaaaccaaaataaagATTGACGAGTGCtttaatgaatattttagAAACCATAGTTAAATTGCACTCAGCATAGTCTGTAATACAAGTTAGGATTTGAgatttttactaattttatgACCTCCGaggtaaaataaagtaaaaagcACGCTCCCCTAAGGTAATTCAAAAGCAATATTATGacatataaatgtaaataaatatatagtttGATAATACGGGATTTTTAGGAAATTTATTAGAACATAATGCTTCGGTAGGAGTCTAGGGTCGGGCGTGTAAATTGTGTGATCTTGGAAATCAAAGCTTTAAACATTCTATCAGTTTTAACACTAATCTGCGTCAGCTTGGGCCTTAtacctttattttttatttgaaaaaatattttaaagtataTGCCAATACCTACTCAACTCATTTTAGCTTCGTAATCGTAATAGTCATGTTTAACAAAtttttactaaaattttacattgtggcatgtgcaaTTGTACATTATCATAATGGTTTCTTTTAATGCCATCATTTCTTCAtcataatttacataataatttatattatcttaattttatatatttttacataacatCCATAAGTGTATGGCCCAACTAGACGCAGATATTGAGTTTGTAGTTGAATGATGAATGCCGTAGCCTGCCGTGATTGGTGGAATCTATCAACCGACACGCATTCCCAACTTCAcacaaatcaaatatttaaacatattttcatagcacaattttgttttaaacttcGTGCAGGATTTCGATCGTTCTCATCGATTGAAACAAATGTTTATTTTGATGATGTACCTGACAATGGTCCAAATCCTGCTCCTCCACAAATACTGTGTTCAAGAAATATTACAGAGTCGTATACAGGGATATTTTATGGTTCATTTTCGTTTGACACAAACttcaaagtatttattttcacaCAAGTTAATATAGTAAATTTACAGTTAATAGAAACACGAGTTTTATATATTGCGCATTATTGAAGTAGGTATGATACTTGTTTTTTCGGAAATATTCGAATGTGCTCGTGGCACCCTAGAAGAGTTTCCTATAATTCGAATTGTTAGATAGACGTACCTACgaaaataatgtgttttatataaaaatacttttcaacacaaattatattatcTAGTTCTTAAacagtatgtacctacgtaaatgagattttattatattcatcacaatacaaattatttttattttaaagctttgATTTGGAACTGATTGCGTGTTGGCTCACTTTAGTCTGTAAGTATTTTCatagtaaattttaaacttCTTTGGAGCTTAATATGCCGTCGGTACTCAGGGGTTTAGAACTTAAAATATCATCATGTAAAAGGTGCTATTGGTCGAAAATTTGGAGTCTGTAAAATCGACTGGAACTTTTAAGGACATATCATGAAATTTTATCCTTTTCCGTTCGCAGTGTCTGAGTGGCTTTCTTATAGTTTTCAAAATTGAGTAAGTAAGTCGGGTGTCATTGAGGGAGGGCTGTGATAGTAAGAGTAAGGCCATTACAACTGGGAGTAACAAGTAAAAATTATGATCTTGTCAAATGTGATTTACAAAGGCTTGGTGTTCGGATAGCTATGTATAGATTTTTTATACACTCACTTACCTAATGTTAGGAAAATTTTAGGTaatctatttaaaatttcggtcaaaattgtttttagttggtaagtTAAAGGCATTTATGATAATGTTAAAGTTGGCTGTAGATGCCTACGTGATTGGCATACAAATGTTAAAGTGAGCTAGGTAAGGGGAGATCTCATAGCTTTAGGGACTGAATTAGAATTTAGGGACTTTCttaaattgaattgaaaattTAGAAATAGGTGGTTTTAACCAATCcgttttatgtacttattttaatctttaaaaaatgattttgcaTTTCATTCCAAAGGTATTATGAGTCAGTTTGTATAGCCACTTATATTAaacttaggtacatactttaatttattgtagtGTCATCTTCAATTTAAGAAGCATTACaaatatacattaaattattattacccTGAGTACCGCGGTATATTGAGCGAATGTTGAGATTTTGGCCATTCATTTAAACAGTGTCAGTGTAGATTTAGACGAAATTAGCGATTGATTCTCTTTTGTTCACTTCATTACTATGCACTACTCAGGAAATGAAAGCCTTATTTCTATACAAatgtatattaatttaactacTATTATCTCTTCAATATTGTTACTGTTGTATCGTGTAATACCTTTTAATGTTTTGATTATTCTATTGAGATGCACAATAAACTTTAAGTCGTGGATGACTCTTCCAGTCATATTAGATTGAATCAAGCCTGAGTGGTGCAAAATCATAATTCATGGTGCACTTTTGACACGATGACATTCCAAATAGAATCAATGTTTCTATTTCACATACTATGTTAAACTACTTATATGTTCGAATTTTTCAAAATTGATATTGTTCTACGTTCAACTTTTAGATGTACTCTAGCGAAAAGACgggaatacaaaattaaacgAGGTCTATTAATAAAGTCACATGTAAACTAGAGATAGATTGGTAGATGCGCTACATCCCGGATATAGTTCAAAGTAAACCTAAAAGCAATAAtagatattatataaaataatgcaaCACGAATGTTCGGATTTGAAGAGCTGCACTCAGTTTATTTTCCCGAAGTCGAACGTTACCAAACAATATAGCAGTATATAAACCTTCATTAATGTTCCTCTTCTTGTTTTAAGAAAGATAagaatatttacaatttacatgaataaatatagcaataaataaatggttaatGATGTAACGAATTATCAAATTTGTACGAGTTTTTATcgaaatagttttttataatagaaCAGAATGCAGTTGAAAATACGCTATTTTGTTTCCTAAACTTTCAGaggtactatttattaaataatgatattgATAGAATATATTCTATGTATTGACGTGTATATAGGCAGTGCGACGTTGTTAGTGaattttaatatacacaaGCAATAGCAGTTACAGAGTTCCCCACAAGTGCAGTTATTCAAATTTCAACATTTCCAACACAACCCTGCGGAGCACACGCCctagaataaatatataatataaataattatatatattacaGATTTATGTAGTTAAAAGACGTGTTAAGTAACGAGCATGGTAATTATTAAGGAAACACTAGCACGATGAAATTATGTGTTGAAATATTATAGATACTACGTAGGTTCATTTTTATATCATAAATTGTGACCACAGTTTTATATTTAGAGTGCCTCTGCCTATACAAGACTTATATAAGGCTGCAAATCACGGAATATATATGTAGCGAATGAACTATagacaaaaaataatgtaattttatggtgAAAATTGTAAATTGCGTTATGATATGTGAAACAATGTTGGTTCTTTCAGTTGCAGCTGTTTCACCAccttgttataataatatgtagtatGCGCATTCCAATCTGTAAGATCTTATGTAAAGTAACGCCctttcatattttatgttcttgaCCAATGTAACGAtagattaattatttatttgtttagtcTAAGATGTATAATTAAGTTTCGTCCAACTTGAAGTTGATAGTAAGCTTTCACTTAGAGTTTAATTATATTACGTTATGTACCGTTTGTTAAGTGGCATACCTAAATATAGAACTTATATTGCAATTTTTCTAAGTTCCTGTAggctattaattattattgtattggtACAATTTGTTTTAGtgtgtttattattaaattatattcagCACAAGTTCAAATAACGTAAGTCCACTTAATCATAGAGCTTAATCATTGTTTCTTCGAGGAATCAATAATGATTTTTCCTAAgctgttttatttaacattgattgttgACATTTTAGATTAGATAGAGTCTGTGTTGCCTTTAACATTATCGATAGTGTATCCCCCGAGCGGCGCAGTTTTGTTGAATCAGTTATTAACCTAATAAAAGTGTAGTTTAATATCAAACCGATCGAGGATCAAAATCCGTGAAAGTCTCGTCAATTGAACAACAGTCTTGACCCTTCGCTGTCGATCACTGTAACCCTTGAAACAAATATAAGCATATCATAGctgtaaaaatacaattttgacaaataaaagCTCTACAATCATTACAGAACTGTTTTTTCACTTTATCACCCTGTCGTCCGTCCTTCAGCTCTCAAGGTATGTATCGACCCAGTCCTTCATTGTTCACCACCGCCGTCCTCGTAACTCAAGTAGTAAGTAGTGTGTGTTTGTTATGCAGATGTGCCTGGATATGTCTCTGCGCGggccgggcgcggcggcggcggcggcggtggcggcgggggcggggggcgcgctgTGGTCGCCGCTGCTGGCGCTGCACGCGTGCCGCCTGCGCCGCTACCTCAGCGACGACTGCGCGGCGCCGCGCCACGACGAGCGCCGGCGCTGCGCCGTGTGCCTCGCCGCCTTTCCCTCCGCCTGGCTGCTGGAGCGCCACGCCGCGCTGCAGCACGCCGCCTGCGCCCCCGGCGACGACAAGCCCTTCGTGTGCGAGCAGTGCGGCCAGAGCTACCGCTACCGCTCCGCCTACGTCAAGCACCGCGAGCAGAACCACCGCGCGCGCCTGCCCGCCGACAAGCTGTTCACGTGCGACGTCTGCGGCATGCAGTTCCGCTACCTCAAGTCCTTCAAGAAGCACCGCCTCAACCACACGCTGGAGCGCCTGCACACCAAGACGGGCGAGGAGGAGCGCGTGACCAGCACGGACGAGCACCG comes from the Plutella xylostella chromosome 9, ilPluXylo3.1, whole genome shotgun sequence genome and includes:
- the LOC105383999 gene encoding uncharacterized protein LOC105383999 produces the protein MGSEHYCLRWNNHQSNLLGVFSQLLHDESLVDVTLACSEGASIRAHKVVLSACSSYFRSLFVDHPSRHPIVILKDVGLEELRTLVDFMYKGEVNVQYCQLPALLKTAESLQVKGLAEMTTLSAAGIDTRHVPEPMEECQSQDIRECPETQERVAIRDIREKDNREERHETQDVRETREKETKEISETRESRPLRETRDLRETREHRNREQREPRDLRENRDTHDIREPRDFRESRELRDHRELRDTREPRDLREPREMREMREHRDFRDTREYLEARDAPEASPPRISPLLSVRRFRTDTSVETPASTHPPIPKDEPPDDPMRPSSPEDDVVSIRSNGAQSDNIGLNMTINSHGGAVLGARFSPEQRLSVLNAIAHPGLPHPSHTTQLSSPRNEPIAGPSGLPPVQQVPLSLKKEVDWDKNNDDKGGESASEYRMQHESMCLDMSLRGPGAAAAAAVAAGAGGALWSPLLALHACRLRRYLSDDCAAPRHDERRRCAVCLAAFPSAWLLERHAALQHAACAPGDDKPFVCEQCGQSYRYRSAYVKHREQNHRARLPADKLFTCDVCGMQFRYLKSFKKHRLNHTLERLHTKTGEEERVTSTDEHRELDLSLRRARSPDDQDSTVDSNGPSDSIVTVDDSTDCRNSSAGEGEAADERRRAPVSFASVSSMADSSEAEGAAGAGTGGAGGAALLGLLAGDERQRERERRFACPFCGKCVRSKENLKLHVRKHTGERPFVCLFCGRAFGGKSDLTRHLRIHTGERPYHCEACGKCFARADYLSKHLTTHVHNAR